In Drosophila yakuba strain Tai18E2 chromosome 2R, Prin_Dyak_Tai18E2_2.1, whole genome shotgun sequence, a single genomic region encodes these proteins:
- the LOC26535960 gene encoding uncharacterized protein LOC26535960, which translates to MNWFNNLCDESRLKFFPNLPTLKAKRKYGVDLMSADECYSFIKKNLKARNVAEEELLWKVPILLVCLGCIIVILFAFCFAFKCLITKVKSAEMPKHFDFDICEVGKSHNQPPIHKASQSDHPTKKGKTCCTCLK; encoded by the coding sequence ATGAATTGGTTCAATAATTTATGCGATGAAAGCCGCTTAAAGTTTTTCCCCAATCTTCCAACACTCAAAGCTAAGCGTAAATACGGAGTGGACCTGATGAGCGCAGATGAGTGCTATAGttttataaagaaaaacttgaagGCTAGAAACGTTGCAGAAGAAGAACTGTTATGGAAAGTCCCCATACTTCTCGTGTGCTTGGGCTGCATAATAGTCATactgtttgctttttgtttcgcATTTAAGTGCTTGATAACGAAGGTGAAGTCCGCCGAAATGCCAAAGCATTTCGATTTTGATATATGTGAAGTTGGAAAATCACACAATCAACCACCAATCCACAAGGCCAGTCAAAGTGATCACCCAACGAAGAAAGGAAAAACTTGCTGTACttgtttaaaatga
- the LOC6529440 gene encoding selenoprotein BthD — protein sequence MPDKRPLDPLQPVLYIDHCRYRPTYRKRALHLHSSLAEALKAIQPRVKLQLRINDKGPPQDGSFEVAVSPQPTDDAKARQSVWTGLRRMPSASKVPHVDDILTPVCFALQLRDPHKESHRRMLTNLRHNEGSRARRRDIKNVSNNT from the coding sequence ATGCCCGACAAAAGGCCACTGGATCCACTGCAGCCGGTGCTCTACATTGACCACTGCCGCTATCGTCCAACCTATCGCAAACGGGCCCTGCACCTCCATTCTTCGCTGGCAGAGGCTCTGAAGGCCATTCAGCCAAGGGTTAAGCTCCAGCTAAGGATCAACGACAAGGGACCGCCGCAAGATGGATCCTTTGAGGTTGCTGTTTCCCCGCAACCAACCGATGACGCCAAGGCCCGCCAAAGTGTATGGACTGGGCTGAGGCGGATGCCCAGTGCATCGAAGGTTCCCCATGTGGACGACATTCTAACCCCAGTTTGTTTCGCCCTCCAACTGAGGGATCCGCACAAGGAATCACATCGCCGGATGCTGACCAATTTGCGGCACAACGAGGGCAGTCGAGCCAGGAGGAGGGATATCAAAAATGTGTCAAATAATActtag